In Streptomyces sclerotialus, the DNA window GTTCTCGTGGTGCTCGGTCTTCTCGGCTTTCTCTTCCTGGGCGTGCGAGGGCACGGCTTCGCCTCCGGGCAGCTGCGGTGGTCTGGGGCCGACCGGTTTCCGACCGGGCGGCGGCGCCCCTCGGCGAGAGCCGTCGGGAGGCGGGCAGACGCGCGATTGTAGTCAGCACCTAGTGCGGGCGCGACCGAATTAACGGGGCCACGCGGCCCCTAGGGGTGGGCCGCGACGCGGTGCTTCCGGAGCCGTACACCGGGCGACACGCGAATCGGCCGATGGTCGGATGTGCGGCGTCCGGGTGAATCCCATCATGGAGACATGAACAGTCACCTGAATCCGCCACCCGATCCCAAGGCGGCCGGCCGTGCCAGACACGGCGCCAGTGCCGCCGTCCGTGACACGGAGCACCGGCACCCCGTGGGCAGCGCCCTGCGTGCCGTGAAGGTGTTCGCGGGTACCGCCTTCAGCGTCGCCGTACTGGGGGAGTACGCCGACGACCGGTCCCCCGGCACCTCCCGGCCCGAGGAATGACATCCGGACGTCTGGAAAGCGTCACGAAAGTTCGTGTGTGATCGATTAACGTCGCTGTAAACAGTGCGCAATCAGCATATGGCGACAAGGAGGGGTCACCCGCGTGTCTGCCGCCGACGGGAAGCCGATCCAGCGGACAACGCCCCTCGTGGGCAGGCCACGCACCACCCGGGAAACGCCGGACCCCCCGGCGGGCCGTACGGTCTCCACCCGGTCCCCTCGAACGCGCCGCACCCTCCCGCGCCACACGCTCCCCGCAGCGGTCCTCCTCGCGGCATCCCTGGCAGCGCTCGGCGCGGTGCACTTGATAGTGCCGATGCCCAACTCCGACATCCTCGTCTACCGGGCGATGGGCGACTCCGTCCTCACCGGCGGCGACCTCTACGGCTTCCGGGTCACGAAGTGGCACCTCCCCGCCACCTACCCGCCCTTCGCCGCCCTGCTGTTCGTACCGCTGGCGTGGTTCCCGCCCGGCGCCCTCCAGGTCGCCTCGGTACTGGGCAACGTCGCGCTGCTCGCCCTGCTGATCCACCTCTCCGCGCGCCTCGCCGGGCTGCACACCACGCACCGCGTCCCGTCGCTGCTCGCCGCCACCGCGCTCGCCGTCTGGCTGGAGCCGGTGTACCAGACGCTCGTCTTCGGGCAGATCAACCTCGCGCTGACCTGCCTCGTCCTGTGGGACCTCACCCGTCCCGACGGCGCACGCGGCAAGGGCCTTGCCATCGGCATCGCGGCCGGCATCAAGCTCACCCCCGCGCTCTTCGCGGTGTACCTGCTGCTCACCGGGCGGGTACGGGCAGCGCTGGTCTCGCTCGCCGGCTTCGCCGGCACGGTCCTGCTCGGCGTCGTCGCGATGCCCGGCGCCAGCGTGGAGTTCTGGACCCAGCGGCTCTACGAGACCGGGCGGGTCGGCGAGGCCTGGATCGTCGACAACCAGTCGCTCCAGGGCCTCGTCGCGCGCCTGCTGCACACCACGCACCCCGGCCTCGTCTGGGCGGCCGCCGCCGGGCTCACGGCCGTGGTGGGGATGGCGGCGGCCCGCCGGACGGGGCTGGTCGCGGGCCGGGAGGCGTGGGGCGTGCTGTGCACGGCGCTCACGGCGCTGCTCGTCTCGCCGATCAGCTGGTCCCACCACTGGGTGTGGTGCGTGCCGCTGCTGGCGGTGCTCGCCACGCACGTACGAGGCGACGCGTGGCGGCGTACGGCCTGGTGGGCGCTGGCCGTGCTGTTCACCGCCCGCACGATGTGGCTGACGCCGCACAAGGGCGACCTGGACCTCGCGCTCCCGTGGTGGCAGCAGCCGCTGGCCGCCCCGTACCCGCTGCTCGGCACGGCCGTACTGCTCGCCGCGGTGTTCTGGCGCGGAGGCGTGCTGACGGGGGTGGCGGCGGGGGCGCTGGTCCGGCCCGCCGCGGCGGGCCGGGAGGCCGTACCTGCGCCCCGGTCACCGCGCTAGGTGCGCCTGGGTGCGTCTGGGTGCGTCTGGGTGCGCCCTAGGCGTACCGTTCCGCCCCGGATTTCCCCCATGGGGGTGCAACAGGTCCCCTTCTCAACACAGTACCGAGGGGCACTGACAACGCGGCCGCCCCCGGCAATGCGGCCGCCTCCGGCAACGCGCCCGCCCCCCCGGGCCCCCGGTCCCGTCCGTCCCGCCCTCACGCCCCCTCGTCCGCCAGCAGTTCATGCGCGTCCACGATGCGGTACGCGTGCCCTGCTCGGCCAGGAAGCGCTGGCGGTGGGCCGCGAAGTCCTGGTCGATGGTGTCGCGGGCGACGACCGAGTAGAAGCGCGCCTCGTGGCCGTCCGCCTTCGGGCGGAGCACCCGGCCGAGGCGCTGCGCCTCCTCCTGGCGCGACCCGAAGGTGCCGGACACCTGGATCGCGACCGTCGCCTCCGGCAGGTCGATCGAGAAGTTCGCGACCTTGGAGACGACCAGCACGGACAGCTCGCCCTCGCGGAACGCGTTGAAGAGCTTCTCGCGCTGCGCGTTGCTGGTGTCGCCCTTGATGACGGGCGCGTCCAGATGCTCGCCGAGCTCGTCCAGCTGGTCGATGTACTGCCCGATCACCAGCGTCTGCTCGCCCGCGTGCCGGCGCACCAGCGCCTCGGTCACCTGCTGCTTGGACGCGGTGGTCGCGCAGAAGCGGTACTTCTCGTCGCTCTCCGCCGTGGCGTACGCCAGCCGCTCGGAATCCGTCAGGTTGACGCGGACCTCGACGCAGTCGGCAGGCGCGATGTAGCCCTGCGCCTCGATCTCCTTCCACGGCGCGTCGAACCGCTTCGGGCCGATGAGCGAGAACACGTCGGACTCCCGGCCGTCCTCCCGGACCAGCGTCGCGGTCAGGCCGAGCCGGCGCCGGGCCTGGAGGTCGGCGGTGAACTTGAAGACCGGCGCGGGCAGCAGGTGCACCTCGTCGTAGACCACCAGGCCCCAGTCGCGGGAGTCGAACAGCTCCAGATGCGGGTAGACGCCCTTCCGCTTGGTCGTCAGCACCTGGTACGTCGCGATGGTGACCGGCCGGATCTCCTTCTTCGTACCGCTGTACTCGCCGATCTCGTCCTCGGTCAGCGACGTGCGCTTCACCAGCTCGTGCTTCCACTGGCGCGCGGACACCGTGTTCGTCACCAGGATCAGCGTGGTGGCCTTGGCCTCGGCCATCGCACCGGCTCCGACCAGCGTCTTTCCGGCGCCACAGGGCAGCACGACGACGCCCGAGCCGCCGTGCCAGAAGTTCTCCACCGCCTGCTGCTGGTACGGCCGCAGCGACCAGCCGTCCTGGTCCAGCTCGATCGGATGCGCCTCGCCGTCCACGTAACCGGCCAGGTCCTCGGCCGGCCAGCCCAGCTTCAGCAGCGTCTGCTTGATCTGCCCGCGCTCGGAGGGGTGCACCACGACGGTGTCCGGGTCGATCCGGGCGCCGACCAGCGGCTGCACCTTCTTCGACCGCAGGATCTCCTCCAGCACCGGGCGGTCGGTGGTGGTGAGGACGAGGCCGTGCGCCGGGTGCTTGCTGAGCGTGAGGCGGCCGTACCGGGACATCGTCTCGGCGATGTCGACGAGCAGCGCGTGCGGGACCGGGTAGCGGGAGTACGCCACCAGCGCGTCCACGACCTGCTCCGCGTCGTGGCCGGCGGCCCGCGCGTTCCACAGGCCGAGCGGCGTCACCCGGTAGGTGTGGATGTGCTCCGGGGCGCGCTCCAGCTCCGCGAAGGGGGCGATGGCCTGCCGGCAGGCGTCCGCCTGCTCGTGGTCCACCTCCAGCAGCAGCGTCTTGTCGCTCTGGACGATGAGGGGTCCGTTCACGCGCCTCGCCTTTCGCTTCGCCTGCGCCCGGCCGCCGTCGCCGTACGGCCCGGCCGTCCGTACGGCCAAACGTCCAGTGTGCCGCATCGGCGCGGTGGCAGGGGCGGGCCCGGAGCGCGGCCCGGACGCGCACCGCCGGTGGCGCGCTCCGGCGCGGTCCGAGGACGCCGATCGCAGGATGCCGTCGCGATCCGAGGACGCCGGTCTCAGGAAGCCGCGTCGTCGGCGAGTTCGGCGACGCCCGTGATGCGGTGCAGCGCGTACGTGCGGACCTCGTCGGCGGTGTGGTCGTACGCGGTCACGAAGCCTCCCTCGACCCGGACCGGCGCGATGACGCGCTGACTCGCGGCGCCGTCGGCGTTGACGTAGCCGATCCACAGGGCCGAACTGGTCAGCGCCGCCGCCTGCACCGTGGCCAGCGTCTCGGCCGATGTCGTGCGCG includes these proteins:
- a CDS encoding glycosyltransferase 87 family protein, translating into MPNSDILVYRAMGDSVLTGGDLYGFRVTKWHLPATYPPFAALLFVPLAWFPPGALQVASVLGNVALLALLIHLSARLAGLHTTHRVPSLLAATALAVWLEPVYQTLVFGQINLALTCLVLWDLTRPDGARGKGLAIGIAAGIKLTPALFAVYLLLTGRVRAALVSLAGFAGTVLLGVVAMPGASVEFWTQRLYETGRVGEAWIVDNQSLQGLVARLLHTTHPGLVWAAAAGLTAVVGMAAARRTGLVAGREAWGVLCTALTALLVSPISWSHHWVWCVPLLAVLATHVRGDAWRRTAWWALAVLFTARTMWLTPHKGDLDLALPWWQQPLAAPYPLLGTAVLLAAVFWRGGVLTGVAAGALVRPAAAGREAVPAPRSPR